From one Lolium rigidum isolate FL_2022 chromosome 4, APGP_CSIRO_Lrig_0.1, whole genome shotgun sequence genomic stretch:
- the LOC124650200 gene encoding G-type lectin S-receptor-like serine/threonine-protein kinase At2g19130, protein MFSWRARGDPAPGMYDLQLDPSGAPQYVLMANGTREYWLTGNWTGKFFTGAPEVAASSGSSGYSFEFVDNDEESYFTYNFAVNTTVYRFVMDVSGQVKGWFWVEATQGWNLVYAEPKARCAVPRGCGAFGVCSAGAATACDCARGFRPRNPANWGSGDYIDGCVRDAQLQCAKNSSGSVGTATGLKKEDQDKFLRMDGMRFPDDGRVVGAASTGDCQSACLGDCTCSAYAYNTSCFLWHGDLQTLQAGIGDDQAGAGSLYLRLAASEIPGARSHKWRNIKIAAGALGIACFVVAASILLVHTTRKRRIARVNGLAVGDGCVSYKYSDLQYLTKNFTDKIGAGAFGSVFKGQFSDSTVVAVKKLEGLRQGEKQFRAEVSTLGTIQHVNLIRMLGFCSDGGADRKLLVYEYMPNGSLDRHLFRKTFYVLSWQVRYQVGIGVAKGLAYLHERCRDCIIHCDVKPENILLDAAFAPKVADFGLAKLVGRDFSRVITTMRGTIGYLAPEWISGEAITAKADVFSYGMMLFEIVSGRRNFEQGERRFVASSSACATGAEEQATTTTAFFPLLVARRLAEEGDMMALLDPELEGDASADEMRRLCKIACWCIQRDVDARPTMAEVVQVLEGLTDIEMPPVPQYLEVLAGQAIQESVYRSTEQR, encoded by the coding sequence ATGTTCTCGTGGAGGGCGCGCGGCGACCCCGCGCCGGGGATGTACGATCTCCAGCTCGACCCGTCCGGGGCGCCGCAGTACGTGCTGATGGCCAACGGCACCCGAGAATACTGGCTTACTGGCAACTGGACGGGCAAGTTCTTCACCGGCGCCCCGGAGGTCGCAGCGTCGAGCGGCAGCTCCGGCTACAGCTTCGAGTTCGTGGACAACGACGAGGAGAGCTACTTCACGTACAACTTCGCCGTCAACACGACGGTGTACCGGTTCGTGATGGACGTGTCGGGGCAGGTGAAGGGGTGGTTCTGGGTGGAGGCCACGCAGGGGTGGAACCTGGTGTACGCCGAGCCCAAGGCACGGTGCGCCGTGCCCCGCGGCTGCGGCGCGTTCGGCGTCTGCAGCGCCGGCGCTGCCACGGCGTGCGACTGTGCCCGGGGCTTCCGCCCGCGGAATCCAGCCAACTGGGGTTCCGGCGACTACATCGACGGCTGCGTGCGTGACGCCCAGCTGCAGTGCGCCAAGAACAGCAGCGGCAGCGTCGGCACTGCTACCGGCTTGAAGAAGGAAGACCAGGACAAGTTCCTCCGCATGGATGGCATGAGGTTCCCGGATGACGGTCGAGTAGTGGGCGCGGCGAGCACCGGCGACTGCCAGAGCGCGTGCCTTGGGGACTGCACGTGCTCCGCTTACGCGTACAACACCAGCTGCTTCCTGTGGCATGGCGACCTGCAAACTTTGCAGGCCGGTATCGGCGATGACCAGGCCGGCGCGGGAAGCCTCTACCTCCGGCTGGCCGCGTCGGAGATCCCAGGCGCGAGAAGCCACAAGTGGCGGAACATCAAGATCGCCGCCGGTGCACTCGGCATCGCCTGCTTCGTGGTCGCCGCCTCCATTCTTCTAGTTCATACGACAAGGAAGAGAAGAATAGCGAGAGTCAACGGTCTCGCCGTCGGCGATGGCTGTGTGAGCTACAAGTACAGTGACCTGCAGTACCTGACCAAGAACTTCACTGACAAGATCGGTGCCGGCGCCTTCGGGTCGGTGTTCAAGGGTCAGTTCTCCGACAGCACCGTGGTGGCCGTCAAGAAGCTGGAGGGGCTCCGGCAAGGCGAGAAGCAGTTCCGCGCGGAGGTGAGCACGCTGGGCACCATCCAGCACGTCAACCTGATCCGCATGCTCGGGTTCTGCTCCGACGGCGGCGCCGACCGGAAGCTGCTGGTGTACGAGTACATGCCCAACGGCTCGCTCGACCGCCACCTGTTCCGCAAGACCTTCTACGTCCTGAGCTGGCAGGTGCGGTACCAGGTTGGGATCGGCGTCGCCAAGGGGCTCGCCTACCTTCACGAGAGGTGCCGGGACTGCATCATCCACTGCGACGTGAAGCCGGAGAACATCCTCCTCGACGCCGCCTTCGCGCCCAAGGTGGCGGACTTCGGGCTCGCCAAGCTCGTCGGCCGGGACTTCAGCCGGGTGATCACCACCATGCGGGGGACCATCGGGTACCTGGCGCCTGAGTGGATCAGTGGCGAGGCGATCACGGCCAAGGCCGACGTGTTCAGCTACGGGATGATGCTCTTTGAGATCGTGTCCGGGAGGAGGAACTTCGAGCAAGGGGAGAGGCGGTTCGTGGCGTCGTCGTCGGCATGCGCGACAGGCGCGGAGGAGCaagctacgacgacgacggcgttcTTCCCGTTGCTGGTCGCGCGGAGGCTGGCGGAGGAGGGGGACATGATGGCGCTGTTGGATCCCGAGCTGGAAGGGGACGCCAGCGCCGACGAGATGAGGAGGTTGTGCAAGATCGCCTGCTGGTGCATCCAGCGCGACGTCGACGCTCGGCCGACGATGGCGGAGGTGGTGCAGGTGCTAGAGGGGTTGACGGACATCGAGATGCCACCGGTGCCACAATACCTTGAAGTGCTAGCGGGACAAGCGATACAAGAGTCGGTCTACCGTAGCACGGAGCAGCGTTAA
- the LOC124705456 gene encoding uncharacterized protein LOC124705456, with product MADGEELDIYAGKIGYMAAKFASLGGTLSDAQMVKKLLDTVPDSLFAAVAGIEQFCDVETICFDDVLGRLKAFQERTERRKAAVGGERRGDQLLLTAAQWEARRRQRGGGHDHDDDDDGSSVASGAKGRRGKCWNCGVRGHFSRDCRQPRKEKALLADVEDHPCLL from the coding sequence ATGGCGGACGGCGAGGAGCTGGACATCTACGCTGGCAAGATCGGCTACATGGCCGCCAAGTTTGCAAGCCTCGGCGGGACGCTGAGCGACGCCCAGATGGTGAAGAAGCTGCTCGACACCGTTCCGGACTCGCTGTTCGCGGCGGTGGCCGGCATCGAGCAGTTCTGCGACGTCGAGACCATCTGCTTCGACGACGTGCTCGGGCGTCTCAAGGCGTTCCAGGAGCGGACAGAGCGGCGCAAGGCGGCTGTTGGCGGAGAGCGTCGTGGCGACCAGCTGCTGCTCACGGCCGCTCAATGGGAGGCACGACGCCGTCAGCGCGGCGGTggccacgaccacgacgacgacgacgacgggagCAGCGTGGCCTCGGGAGCGAAGGGGCGGCGCGGCAAGTGCTGGAATTGTGGCGTTCGCGGCCACTTCTCCCGTGACTGCCGGCAGCCCAGGAAGGAGAAGGCGCTCCTCGCAGACGTGGAGGACCATCCGTGTCTCCTGTAG